The proteins below come from a single Parazoarcus communis genomic window:
- a CDS encoding OmpP1/FadL family transporter, producing MRKNRIALLLSLGTFSLASGAVSAAGFQLLEQNASGLGNAYAGSAAVAEDASTIYFNPAGMTQLQERELSVGLAAVRPSFKFKDKGSSSGFLTGDTSDAGDWAALPNGYLSWALNKDLYVGVGMGAPFGLVTEYDDDWVGAAHSIKFDIKTYNINPSIAYRVNDKVSIGAGVSWQRMEAEYLRAAAVVSPALTQTYATLDASSDAWGWNVGALFNVSDATKVGLSYRSSIKHKLEGDLKVKGLAAGASAALTTGKAEADVELPDTFILSATHKLDSRWELLGDVSFTGWSSIKEVDIVRTSGALSGATVQTLDTEFKDTWRVAVGANYQMNDAWKLKFGLAYDQTPVKDKERRLVSLPDNDRTWFTVGAQWKMSKASRLDLAAAYLYVPKTKIDNDQAAAGRGRVTGEYDSSVWILGAQYSLAF from the coding sequence ATGAGAAAAAACAGAATTGCGTTGCTGTTGTCCCTTGGGACGTTTTCGCTGGCATCGGGTGCGGTATCTGCCGCAGGGTTCCAGTTGCTTGAACAGAACGCGAGCGGCCTTGGCAATGCATATGCTGGATCAGCCGCAGTGGCCGAAGATGCAAGTACGATCTACTTCAATCCCGCTGGCATGACGCAGCTGCAGGAGCGGGAGCTCTCAGTCGGTCTGGCGGCAGTCAGACCCAGTTTCAAGTTCAAGGACAAAGGGTCGTCGAGCGGCTTTCTGACCGGTGATACATCCGATGCGGGCGACTGGGCAGCGCTGCCAAACGGCTACCTGTCGTGGGCCCTGAACAAGGATCTGTACGTCGGCGTGGGCATGGGTGCGCCGTTCGGACTGGTGACCGAGTACGACGATGATTGGGTAGGCGCTGCGCACTCGATCAAGTTCGACATCAAGACCTACAACATCAATCCGTCGATTGCGTACCGGGTGAATGACAAGGTCTCCATTGGTGCCGGCGTGAGCTGGCAACGGATGGAGGCCGAGTATCTGCGCGCGGCAGCGGTCGTGTCGCCTGCGCTCACGCAGACCTACGCGACGCTGGATGCGAGCTCCGATGCATGGGGCTGGAACGTCGGTGCGCTGTTCAACGTGTCGGATGCCACGAAAGTCGGGCTTTCCTACCGTTCGTCCATCAAGCACAAGCTCGAAGGGGATCTGAAGGTCAAGGGTCTTGCTGCCGGCGCCAGTGCAGCATTGACAACCGGCAAGGCAGAGGCTGATGTCGAATTGCCGGACACCTTCATCCTGAGCGCGACTCACAAACTGGACAGCCGCTGGGAACTGCTTGGCGACGTCTCCTTCACGGGCTGGAGTTCGATCAAGGAGGTGGACATCGTTCGCACCTCGGGCGCCCTTTCAGGGGCGACCGTGCAAACGCTCGACACCGAGTTCAAGGACACCTGGCGGGTGGCTGTTGGCGCCAACTACCAGATGAACGATGCCTGGAAACTGAAATTCGGTCTTGCCTACGACCAGACGCCGGTGAAGGACAAGGAGCGTCGTCTGGTTTCGCTGCCTGACAACGACCGGACGTGGTTTACCGTCGGTGCTCAGTGGAAGATGTCCAAGGCATCGAGGCTGGACCTTGCTGCTGCGTATCTCTACGTGCCCAAGACCAAGATTGACAACGATCAGGCCGCAGCCGGTCGTGGCCGCGTCACGGGTGAGTACGACTCCAGCGTGTGGATCCTGGGCGCCCAGTACTCGCTGGCGTTCTGA
- a CDS encoding acyl-CoA thioesterase → MSSSDIYTALPDGRQPALRVMPMPADLNPAGDVFGGWIMAMVDIAGAIPARRRAKSRVATVAVNSFIFKQPVSVGDLVSFYAEVVSTGRTSVTIDVEVFAERDPENPVVVKVTEARLTYVALDDKGRKRPMPAE, encoded by the coding sequence ATGAGTTCCAGCGACATCTATACCGCCTTGCCCGATGGCCGCCAGCCTGCTTTGCGCGTCATGCCCATGCCTGCCGACCTCAACCCCGCCGGTGACGTGTTCGGGGGCTGGATCATGGCCATGGTCGACATTGCTGGTGCCATTCCCGCCCGCCGTCGCGCCAAGTCGCGGGTGGCCACCGTGGCGGTGAACTCCTTCATCTTCAAACAGCCGGTATCAGTGGGCGATCTGGTCAGTTTCTACGCCGAGGTGGTGTCGACGGGGCGGACCTCGGTGACCATTGATGTCGAGGTGTTTGCCGAGCGGGATCCGGAGAATCCGGTGGTCGTGAAGGTGACCGAAGCGCGGCTGACCTATGTCGCACTGGACGACAAGGGCAGGAAGCGGCCGATGCCGGCCGAGTGA
- a CDS encoding 3-hydroxyacyl-CoA dehydrogenase NAD-binding domain-containing protein produces the protein MNQPENNWQHWTLRREADGLAWLELDKADSTTNALSAAVMEELGSVLDVLDAEPPAALVIASAKPAGFIAGADIEEFSQLASAADARVLVARGWTLFERLADVDYPTLALIRGHCLGGGLELALACRYRIVVDEPGTKLALPEVMLGIVPGWGGMKRLPDRIGPALALDLMLTGKAVDAKKAKRIGLADDCVPPRVMENAARMRVRSGSANPPLPWMARLMNGPLRSKVADKARKQVAGRARREHYPAPYAIIDMWSRFEGNALAVPAGDPASLETISASPTTRNLLRVYHLQERLKGFGKGVDFAPRHVHVIGAGVMGGDIAAVCAQRGLTVTLQDQTVERIAPAIARAAKLFERRFKGDRRQVRFALDRMIPDPQGHGAVRADVIIEAIFENLEAKRALFSDLERKARPDAILASNTSSLKLEDIAGCLSDPSRLVGIHFFNPVAMMPLVEVVAGEQSDALALQRAAAFVRRIDKLPLPVKSAPGFLVNAVLGPYMLEALRCVEEGIAPEAVDAALVDFGMPMGPIELVDTVGLDIAVAAGKALAGDGAAPPQKLLALVSAGKLGKKTGEGYYRWSDGKPKRGKTSAAPAGLADRILEPLLAATRRCVNEGVVEDADLADAGVIFGTGFAPWSGGPMNYQQTPGNVPADANPAVGGRNPPVIQQDPI, from the coding sequence ATGAACCAGCCCGAAAACAACTGGCAGCACTGGACACTGCGCCGCGAGGCGGACGGCCTTGCCTGGCTCGAGCTCGACAAGGCCGACAGCACGACCAACGCGCTCTCGGCCGCGGTGATGGAAGAGCTTGGCAGCGTGCTGGATGTGCTCGACGCCGAGCCGCCTGCCGCACTGGTGATCGCGTCGGCCAAACCGGCGGGTTTCATCGCCGGCGCCGACATTGAAGAATTCTCGCAACTCGCCTCGGCCGCAGATGCACGCGTACTGGTCGCACGCGGGTGGACCCTGTTCGAGCGCCTCGCGGACGTCGACTACCCGACGCTGGCGTTGATTCGCGGCCACTGTCTGGGTGGCGGGCTTGAGCTTGCACTGGCCTGTCGTTACCGGATCGTGGTCGACGAGCCGGGTACAAAGCTCGCGCTCCCCGAAGTGATGCTCGGCATCGTGCCGGGTTGGGGCGGGATGAAGCGTCTGCCGGACCGTATCGGCCCGGCACTGGCGCTCGATCTGATGCTCACCGGCAAGGCTGTCGATGCGAAGAAGGCGAAGCGTATCGGCCTCGCCGACGACTGCGTACCGCCGCGGGTGATGGAAAACGCAGCGCGCATGCGGGTGCGTTCCGGCAGTGCCAATCCGCCTCTGCCGTGGATGGCGCGCCTGATGAACGGGCCGCTGAGGTCAAAGGTGGCGGATAAGGCGCGCAAGCAGGTGGCGGGTCGCGCGCGTCGCGAACACTATCCCGCGCCCTACGCAATCATCGACATGTGGTCGCGCTTCGAGGGCAATGCGCTGGCGGTGCCGGCAGGCGACCCGGCTTCGCTGGAGACGATTTCCGCCTCGCCGACCACACGTAACCTGCTGCGGGTGTATCACCTGCAGGAGCGCCTCAAGGGCTTTGGCAAGGGTGTCGATTTTGCGCCGCGGCATGTGCATGTGATCGGTGCCGGCGTGATGGGCGGCGACATCGCCGCCGTGTGCGCACAGCGCGGCCTGACGGTGACCCTGCAGGATCAGACCGTTGAGCGCATCGCGCCTGCGATTGCGCGGGCGGCAAAGCTGTTCGAGCGCCGCTTCAAGGGCGACCGCCGCCAGGTGCGCTTTGCGCTCGATCGCATGATCCCCGACCCTCAGGGCCATGGCGCGGTGCGGGCCGATGTCATCATCGAGGCCATCTTCGAGAATCTTGAGGCGAAGCGTGCGCTGTTCTCAGATCTTGAGCGCAAGGCGCGGCCGGATGCGATTCTGGCCAGCAATACCTCCAGTCTGAAGCTGGAAGATATTGCTGGATGCTTGTCCGACCCGAGCCGTCTGGTCGGGATTCACTTCTTCAACCCGGTGGCGATGATGCCGCTGGTCGAGGTGGTGGCGGGAGAGCAATCGGATGCGCTTGCCTTGCAGCGTGCGGCGGCCTTCGTGCGCAGGATCGACAAGCTGCCGCTGCCGGTGAAAAGTGCGCCGGGCTTCCTTGTCAATGCGGTGCTCGGGCCTTACATGCTCGAGGCCTTGCGTTGTGTCGAGGAGGGCATTGCGCCCGAAGCCGTCGATGCCGCGCTGGTCGATTTCGGCATGCCGATGGGGCCGATCGAACTGGTAGATACGGTCGGGCTCGATATCGCGGTGGCGGCAGGCAAGGCGCTGGCCGGCGACGGTGCAGCGCCGCCGCAGAAGCTCCTCGCGCTGGTGTCCGCGGGTAAGCTCGGCAAGAAGACCGGGGAAGGCTATTACCGCTGGAGCGACGGCAAGCCGAAGCGCGGCAAGACCAGTGCTGCGCCAGCAGGTCTCGCCGACCGCATTCTTGAGCCACTGCTTGCTGCCACCCGGCGCTGCGTGAATGAGGGGGTGGTCGAAGATGCAGACCTGGCCGATGCCGGCGTGATCTTCGGTACCGGCTTCGCGCCGTGGAGCGGCGGCCCGATGAATTATCAGCAGACCCCCGGGAATGTCCCGGCTGACGCCAATCCCGCCGTCGGCGGTCGTAATCCCCCAGTTATTCAACAGGACCCGATATGA
- a CDS encoding acetyl-CoA C-acetyltransferase produces the protein MSREVFIIDGARTPFLKSRNTPGPFAASDLATAAGSALLARQSFAPDQLNEVILGCASPAPDEVNIGRVVALRMGCGLKVPGWTVMRNCASGMQAIDSAMVNIQAGRSHLVLAGGVDALSRAPLLLSDAMVRWLSSWYAAKSVSERFAVARKFRLGNLAPVIGIMKGLTDPVVGQLMGQTAENLAWKFGITREEMDAYAVESHQRVALAQDAGHFDAEIVPLIDRDGTVYKADDGLRRDASMAALAKLKPFFDKRYGQVTAGNSSQITDGAAWLVLASAEAVERFGLQPMGRIIDSEWAALAPEQMGLGPVHAAQPILDRHGLRPAHLDAWELNEAFAAQVIACLRAFGDDAYFNEHFGIEAAPGAPDLARLNIDGGAVAQGHPVGASGARIVLHLLQVLRRTGGRRGMASICIGGGQGGAMLVEAMQ, from the coding sequence GTGAGTCGAGAGGTATTCATCATTGATGGGGCGCGCACGCCCTTTCTCAAGTCGCGCAACACGCCGGGGCCGTTCGCCGCGTCCGACCTGGCAACGGCCGCCGGCAGCGCCTTGCTGGCACGTCAGAGCTTTGCACCTGACCAGCTGAACGAGGTCATCCTGGGCTGTGCCAGTCCGGCGCCGGACGAGGTCAACATCGGCCGGGTCGTGGCGTTGCGCATGGGTTGCGGGCTGAAGGTACCGGGATGGACGGTGATGCGCAACTGCGCCAGCGGCATGCAGGCGATCGATTCCGCGATGGTCAATATCCAGGCCGGGCGTTCGCATCTGGTGCTCGCCGGTGGCGTGGATGCGCTGTCGCGTGCGCCGCTGCTGCTGTCGGATGCGATGGTGCGCTGGCTGTCGTCCTGGTATGCGGCAAAGTCGGTCAGCGAGCGCTTTGCGGTCGCACGGAAGTTCCGCCTTGGCAATCTCGCCCCGGTGATCGGCATCATGAAAGGCCTGACCGATCCGGTGGTAGGCCAGCTGATGGGGCAGACTGCCGAGAATCTGGCGTGGAAGTTCGGCATCACGCGTGAAGAGATGGACGCATATGCGGTGGAGAGCCACCAGCGCGTCGCGCTGGCGCAGGATGCCGGCCATTTCGATGCCGAGATCGTGCCGCTGATCGATCGTGACGGCACGGTGTACAAGGCCGATGACGGTCTGCGCCGGGATGCGTCGATGGCCGCGCTGGCAAAGCTCAAGCCGTTCTTCGACAAGCGCTATGGTCAGGTGACTGCCGGCAACAGCTCGCAGATCACCGATGGCGCGGCCTGGCTGGTGCTGGCCTCGGCCGAGGCGGTCGAGCGCTTCGGGCTGCAGCCGATGGGGCGCATCATCGACAGCGAATGGGCCGCGCTGGCCCCTGAGCAGATGGGCCTGGGGCCGGTGCATGCAGCTCAGCCCATCCTGGATCGTCATGGTTTGCGCCCGGCCCATCTCGATGCGTGGGAGCTCAACGAGGCTTTCGCCGCGCAGGTCATTGCCTGTCTGCGTGCGTTCGGCGACGACGCTTATTTCAACGAGCACTTCGGCATAGAGGCAGCGCCGGGCGCGCCCGATCTGGCACGGCTCAACATCGATGGCGGGGCGGTTGCGCAGGGCCATCCGGTGGGGGCGAGTGGCGCGCGCATTGTGCTGCATCTGCTGCAGGTGCTGCGTCGCACCGGGGGGCGCCGCGGCATGGCCAGCATCTGCATCGGTGGCGGACAGGGCGGCGCGATGCTGGTGGAGGCGATGCAATGA
- a CDS encoding acyl-CoA dehydrogenase, with protein MIWLILFSLPPLAGALAYGRAPLFAWLGVGLAWIAGFAAVAGWSFWTALIVMLAFAAVMGVFLSRALRRDFVTAPIFKAFRRALPSMSQTERDALEAGTVWWEGDLFAGDPDWKKLAAYPWPRLSDEEQAFLDNETEELCRLIKDWDVTQQQDMSAEAWAYIRSAGFLGMIIPKEFGGKGFSAFAHSQVVTKLSTRSSTPAVTVMVPNSLGPAELLLHYGTEEQKAHYLPRLAQGKEIPAFALTSPWAGSDAASIPDAGVVCKGMWEGEEVLGMRVSFDKRYITLAPVCTVFGLAFRLYDPEHLLGEDADLGITCALVPHDHPGVDIGRRHFPLNAVWMNGPIRGKDVFMPLEFIIGGPAMAGQGWRMLMECLAAGRSISLPGSNTGMQKLTARAVGAYARVRYQFKTAIGRFEGVEEALTRIGANTYLSDATRIMTAGAIDLGEKPSVVSAIVKYHVTERARQTVNDGMDVIGGKGICLGPQNFLGRAYQQIPVGITVEGANILTRSLILFGQGAVRCHPHVMDEMKAAQKGDLDAFDKALWSHVAYTVTNGARALVMGLTGSHFVRIDADVAPETRRYYQQLTRFSAAFAFISDLSMGTMGGALKRKEKLSARLGDILSLMYLASATLKRFEAEGRQQADAPLMHWAIWDCMFRAQNAFEGVIANFPNRIAAMLLRRLVVFPLGRPYVVPSDRLGHEVAQSMIEPSATRDRLTADVYLPTDLEDPVGALEAALLATVQAEPVDAKVKQALRSGSFKPGLLVGGGVDALWQRAHEAGVISAEEYALLQRRGELRDKVIRVDDFPFDFGLRAALCDTPVLKEAA; from the coding sequence ATGATCTGGCTGATTCTGTTTTCCCTCCCTCCCTTGGCTGGTGCGCTCGCCTACGGGCGAGCGCCACTTTTTGCCTGGCTGGGGGTTGGTCTGGCGTGGATCGCGGGCTTTGCCGCGGTGGCGGGCTGGTCGTTCTGGACGGCCCTGATCGTGATGCTGGCATTCGCGGCAGTCATGGGGGTCTTCCTCAGTCGCGCGTTGCGGCGCGACTTCGTGACGGCGCCGATCTTCAAGGCCTTCCGTCGCGCGCTGCCGTCGATGTCACAGACCGAGCGCGATGCGCTCGAAGCCGGCACGGTATGGTGGGAGGGCGATCTGTTCGCCGGCGACCCGGACTGGAAGAAGCTTGCAGCCTATCCGTGGCCCAGGCTCAGCGACGAGGAGCAGGCCTTCCTCGACAATGAAACCGAGGAACTGTGCCGGCTGATCAAGGACTGGGATGTGACGCAGCAGCAGGACATGTCCGCTGAGGCCTGGGCGTACATCCGGTCCGCGGGCTTCCTCGGCATGATCATTCCGAAGGAATTCGGCGGCAAGGGCTTCTCCGCCTTTGCGCACTCTCAGGTGGTCACCAAACTGTCGACACGCTCGTCGACGCCGGCGGTGACTGTGATGGTGCCCAACTCGCTCGGCCCCGCCGAACTGCTGCTGCACTACGGCACGGAAGAACAGAAGGCCCATTATCTGCCGCGTCTGGCGCAGGGCAAGGAGATCCCGGCGTTTGCACTGACCAGTCCGTGGGCGGGGTCGGACGCTGCGTCCATCCCCGATGCCGGCGTGGTGTGCAAGGGAATGTGGGAAGGCGAGGAAGTGCTCGGCATGCGGGTGTCCTTCGACAAGCGCTACATCACGCTGGCGCCGGTGTGCACCGTGTTCGGCCTGGCCTTCCGCCTGTACGACCCCGAGCATCTGCTGGGCGAGGACGCCGATCTCGGCATCACCTGCGCGCTGGTGCCGCATGATCATCCAGGAGTGGATATCGGCCGCCGTCACTTCCCGCTCAACGCGGTGTGGATGAACGGGCCGATTCGCGGCAAGGATGTGTTCATGCCGCTGGAATTCATCATCGGCGGTCCGGCGATGGCGGGGCAGGGCTGGCGCATGCTGATGGAGTGCCTGGCCGCCGGCCGCAGTATCTCGCTGCCGGGCTCCAACACCGGGATGCAGAAGCTCACCGCGCGTGCCGTCGGCGCCTATGCCCGGGTGCGCTATCAGTTCAAGACCGCGATCGGCCGCTTCGAGGGGGTGGAGGAAGCGCTTACCCGGATTGGTGCCAACACCTATCTGAGCGACGCGACCCGCATCATGACTGCAGGGGCGATCGATCTCGGCGAGAAGCCCTCGGTGGTGTCGGCCATCGTCAAGTATCACGTGACCGAGCGTGCACGGCAGACGGTCAATGACGGCATGGATGTGATCGGTGGCAAGGGCATCTGTCTCGGGCCGCAGAACTTCCTCGGGCGCGCCTATCAGCAGATTCCGGTCGGCATCACGGTGGAAGGGGCGAACATCCTGACCCGCAGCCTGATCCTGTTCGGCCAGGGCGCGGTGCGCTGCCATCCGCATGTGATGGACGAGATGAAGGCGGCGCAGAAGGGTGATCTCGATGCCTTCGACAAGGCCTTGTGGTCGCACGTTGCCTACACTGTCACCAATGGCGCACGGGCGCTGGTGATGGGGCTCACCGGGTCGCATTTCGTCAGGATCGACGCTGACGTCGCACCCGAGACGCGTCGCTACTATCAGCAGCTCACGCGCTTCTCGGCGGCCTTCGCCTTCATCTCCGATCTGTCCATGGGCACCATGGGCGGCGCGCTCAAGCGCAAGGAAAAACTGTCCGCGCGTCTGGGCGACATCCTGTCGCTGATGTACCTGGCGTCGGCCACGCTCAAGCGCTTCGAGGCCGAAGGCCGGCAGCAGGCCGATGCACCGCTGATGCACTGGGCGATCTGGGACTGCATGTTCCGCGCGCAGAATGCCTTCGAGGGCGTGATTGCGAACTTCCCCAATCGTATCGCTGCGATGCTGCTGCGCAGACTGGTGGTGTTCCCGCTCGGCCGTCCCTACGTGGTGCCGTCCGACCGGCTGGGCCATGAAGTGGCGCAGTCGATGATCGAGCCGTCTGCCACCCGCGACCGCCTGACGGCTGACGTCTATTTGCCGACCGATCTCGAGGATCCGGTGGGCGCGCTTGAAGCCGCTCTGCTGGCGACGGTTCAGGCCGAGCCGGTCGACGCCAAGGTGAAGCAGGCGCTGCGCTCGGGCAGCTTCAAGCCGGGACTGCTGGTGGGTGGCGGCGTGGATGCCTTGTGGCAGCGCGCGCATGAAGCCGGCGTGATCAGTGCGGAGGAATATGCCCTGCTGCAGCGCCGTGGCGAGTTGCGCGACAAGGTGATCCGGGTCGACGACTTCCCCTTTGATTTCGGACTGCGTGCAGCCTTGTGTGACACGCCAGTGCTTAAGGAGGCCGCGTGA
- a CDS encoding TetR/AcrR family transcriptional regulator gives MTTADSRSPAPETRDRILDAAEALFVEHGLEATSMRMITSQAGANLAAVNYHFGTKDALIQEVFRRRLTELNRQRLAALDRVEAAAQGAQPKPSQIVEAFFGTSLELAADTVHGGNTFMRLLGRTYAEPNAFVRQFLAEEYAEVLERFLGALYRSLPGVPREEILWRFHFMMGAMSYAIAGTDALQLFAGTFDDADPQRLMPRLMSFLLGGLRAPLAEFAQPDERPGPDVA, from the coding sequence GTGACTACAGCAGACAGCCGTTCGCCCGCTCCGGAAACCCGCGACCGCATTCTTGATGCGGCGGAGGCCCTGTTTGTCGAGCATGGCCTCGAAGCGACATCGATGCGCATGATCACCAGCCAGGCGGGGGCCAACCTTGCTGCGGTCAATTATCACTTCGGTACCAAGGATGCGCTGATCCAGGAGGTGTTCCGTCGGCGCCTCACGGAGCTCAATCGCCAGCGCCTTGCTGCACTCGACCGAGTCGAGGCGGCTGCACAGGGGGCGCAGCCCAAGCCGAGTCAGATCGTCGAGGCTTTCTTCGGCACCTCGCTCGAGCTTGCAGCCGATACCGTGCATGGCGGGAACACCTTCATGCGCCTGCTCGGGCGGACCTATGCCGAGCCGAATGCATTTGTGCGCCAGTTTCTTGCCGAGGAATACGCCGAAGTGCTCGAGCGCTTCCTCGGTGCGCTGTACCGCTCGTTGCCTGGCGTGCCACGGGAGGAAATCCTGTGGCGCTTCCATTTCATGATGGGGGCGATGTCGTATGCGATTGCCGGCACCGATGCGCTGCAGCTTTTTGCGGGCACCTTTGACGATGCCGATCCGCAGCGGCTGATGCCGCGGCTGATGTCTTTCCTGCTGGGTGGCCTGCGTGCGCCGCTGGCGGAGTTTGCGCAGCCCGATGAACGACCCGGCCCGGACGTTGCCTGA
- a CDS encoding DUF3079 domain-containing protein, whose amino-acid sequence MAKRFPLHPKHPERICWGCDKYCAANELRCGNGAGRTLHPSEMLGDDWFEYGDWGIEDAEDPTADDSENGKGVP is encoded by the coding sequence ATGGCCAAGCGATTCCCATTGCATCCGAAGCACCCCGAGCGCATCTGCTGGGGCTGCGACAAGTATTGCGCTGCAAATGAGCTGCGCTGTGGAAACGGCGCAGGGAGAACGCTTCACCCGTCCGAAATGCTCGGTGACGACTGGTTCGAGTACGGAGACTGGGGCATCGAGGATGCGGAGGATCCGACCGCTGACGACAGCGAAAACGGAAAAGGCGTCCCGTAA
- a CDS encoding DUF2946 family protein: protein MPTQSDLPPDWPTVPACYGWLSLDRRGVWRLRGEPVVHPGLSGFISANYEADEHGNWLVNNGPQKVYVALDYTPWVMRLDADGTLCTHTGRLAGEIGAVHLDDEGNVLLATAVGLGLLDDRDLSAFLADCRLADGSEADDEALLGVMAGKGGVFWRGMPLARVAGNELAARYHFNPTPVQ, encoded by the coding sequence ATGCCAACACAGTCCGACCTTCCGCCCGACTGGCCTACTGTTCCCGCCTGTTATGGCTGGTTGTCACTCGATCGTCGTGGGGTGTGGCGACTGCGCGGCGAACCAGTCGTCCATCCAGGGCTGAGCGGCTTCATCAGTGCCAACTACGAAGCGGACGAACACGGCAACTGGCTGGTCAACAACGGTCCGCAGAAAGTCTATGTCGCACTCGATTACACGCCCTGGGTCATGCGGCTGGATGCGGATGGCACGCTGTGCACACATACCGGCCGCCTTGCCGGAGAGATCGGGGCGGTCCATCTCGACGATGAAGGTAATGTCCTGCTTGCAACTGCGGTCGGTCTTGGCTTGCTTGATGACCGCGACCTTTCCGCCTTTCTCGCGGATTGTCGTCTGGCTGACGGCAGTGAGGCAGATGATGAAGCCTTGCTGGGCGTGATGGCCGGAAAGGGGGGGGTATTCTGGCGTGGCATGCCGCTTGCCCGTGTTGCAGGCAATGAACTCGCTGCGCGATATCACTTCAACCCCACGCCGGTGCAGTGA
- a CDS encoding DUF3047 domain-containing protein produces MYACLMPQSRFRALLLVLGLGLAAGASGAELRPPQQVSPFSGATPAAQVPAPWLRQSLPGVERQNTFELVADAGRTVLEVRSDAAASTLTHALAIDPAQSPRLQWRWKVSRALTGSDFSRKSGDDYAARVYVLFDYPVEKLSLGDRVKMSLGRTLYGAELPTAAIAYVWGTAQKPGETGPNPYTDRVQMIVVDSGGGQAGKWREVERDLAADFRAVFGDEAPRVVGIAVSADTDNTGEAVVTRFGDLRFLPR; encoded by the coding sequence ATGTACGCGTGTCTGATGCCGCAATCCCGCTTTCGTGCCCTGCTGCTTGTGCTCGGCCTTGGTCTCGCTGCCGGCGCGTCGGGGGCAGAGCTTCGTCCGCCGCAGCAGGTTTCGCCTTTTTCGGGCGCAACGCCGGCCGCGCAGGTGCCCGCGCCTTGGCTGCGTCAGTCCCTGCCTGGTGTGGAACGCCAGAACACCTTCGAGCTCGTGGCCGATGCCGGACGCACCGTGCTCGAGGTGCGCTCGGATGCCGCCGCATCCACGCTGACGCATGCGCTGGCGATCGATCCCGCGCAGTCGCCGCGGCTGCAGTGGCGCTGGAAGGTGTCGCGGGCGCTCACCGGGTCTGATTTCTCACGCAAATCGGGTGATGACTATGCTGCGCGCGTCTATGTGCTGTTCGACTACCCGGTGGAGAAGCTGTCGCTGGGCGACCGCGTCAAGATGTCGCTCGGGCGCACCCTGTATGGCGCCGAGCTGCCGACGGCTGCAATCGCCTATGTCTGGGGTACAGCCCAGAAACCCGGTGAAACAGGTCCGAACCCCTACACCGACCGGGTACAGATGATCGTGGTCGACAGCGGTGGCGGACAGGCCGGGAAGTGGCGCGAGGTTGAGCGCGATCTGGCCGCCGACTTCCGAGCGGTCTTCGGGGACGAGGCGCCGCGCGTTGTCGGTATCGCCGTCAGCGCGGATACCGACAACACCGGCGAGGCGGTGGTGACGCGCTTCGGGGATCTTCGCTTTCTGCCGCGCTGA